Proteins co-encoded in one Malus sylvestris chromosome 9, drMalSylv7.2, whole genome shotgun sequence genomic window:
- the LOC126582620 gene encoding pleiotropic drug resistance protein 1-like, with translation MESGDIHRAGNGRQLGSSLRWMNNGMEVFSRSSRGEDEEVALKWAALEKLPTYNRLRKGILTMPGGEASEIDIPNLGFQERKELIERFLKGNDEDNERFLLKLKNRIDRVGIVLPTIEVRFEQLNIEAETYVGSRALPTLYNFCVNIIEGILIGLRILSSRKTHLSILHNVSGIIKPSRMTLLLGPPSSGKTTLLLALAGKLDPDLKLSGRVSYNGHGMNEFVPQRTAAYIGQHDLHIGEMTVRETLAFSARCQGVGTRYDMLSELSRREKEANIKPDPVIDVFMKAISTEGQEVNVVTDYILKILGLEVCADTIVGDEMLRGISGGQKKRVTTGEMLVGPARALFMDEISTGLDSSTTFQIVNSIKQCIHILNGTAVISLLQPAPETYDLFDDIILLSDGQIVYQGPREHVLEFFESMGFKCPERKAIADFLQEVTSRKDQEQYWVRKDEPYSFITVREFSVAFQSFLVGQKLGDELSIPFDKSRNHPAALTIKEYGLKKGELLKACFSREYLLIKRNSFVYVFRLTQLIVMALITMTIFLRTKMPRDSVDDGGVYMGALFFSVVMVMFNGMAELSMTIMKLPVVYKQRDLLFFPAWAFALPTWILKIPIAFIEVGVWVFMTYYVIGFDPNFDRFFRQYVLLLLVNQMASALFRFLAAACRNLIVANTLGSFALLILFTLGGFVLSRDDIKKWWIWGYWISPMMYAQNAISVNELLGKSWRHGLPNSTVALGVAALKSHGVFPHEYWYWIGVGAMAGFALLFNIFYIVALTYLNPLGKPQAVKSEDSQSNENDGRTERTSQLPRSQNSSSQQTKTESRNQEAICNNRRGMVLPFEPYSITFDEIIYSVDMPQEMKTQGVVEDKLVLLNGVSGAFRPGVLTALMGVSGAGKTTLMDVLAGRKTGGYIEGDVKISGYPKKQETFARISGYCEQNDIHSPHVTVHESLLYSAWLRLPSEVKAETRKLFIEEVMELIELKPLRQVLVGLPGVNGLSTEQRKRLTIAVELVANPSIIFMDEPTSGLDARAAAIVMRTVRNTVDTGRTVVCTIHQPSIDIFEAFDELLLLKRGGQEIYVGPLGRHSCHLIQYFEGIEGVSKIKDGYNPATWMLEATTSAQELSLGIDFAQVYKNSELYRRNKQLIKEFSTPAPPSKDLYFPTRYSQPFLVQTIACLWKQHWSYWRNPLYNAVRLLFTTIIALMLGSMFWNLGSKTRRQQDLFNAMGSMYTAVLFLGIQNATSVQPIVAIERTVFYREKAAGMYSALPYAFAQVLIELPYILLQAVVYGVITYVMIGFDMTFVKFFWYLFFMYFTLLYFTFYGMMTVAVTPNHHVAAIVSSAFYALWNLFSGFIIPRPRIPIWWRWYYWACPVAWTLYGLIASQFGDLNDMLDNGQTVEQFLRSYFGFRHDFVGVVAVVHVGVTVLFGFIFAFSIRAFNFQMR, from the exons ATGGAGAGCGGTGATATACATAGAGCCGGAAATGGTCGCCAATTAGGCAGTTCTTTGAGATGGATGAACAATGGTATGGAAGTTTTTTCGAGGTCTTCACgcggagaagatgaagaagttGCTCTTAAATGGGCAGCACTTGAGAAGCTTCCCACTTACAACCGTTTGAGGAAAGGTATACTCACTATGCCGGGTGGTGAAGCTAGTGAAATTGATATACCAAATCTTGGCTTCCAAGAAAGAAAGGAATTGATTGAGAGGTTCCTGAAAGGCAACGATGAGGACAACGAGAGGTTCTTGCTGAAGCTTAAGAATCGAATCGATAG GGTTGGAATTGTTCTTCCAACAATTGAAGTTCGATTTGAGCAGTTAAATATAGAAGCGGAAACTTATGTAGGCAGCAGAGCTTTGCCTACACTCTATAACTTCTGTGTTAACATTATCGAG GGCATCTTGATTGGTCTCCGTATTCTTTCAAGTAGAAAGACTCATCTGTCGATCCTCCACAATGTTAGCGGAATCATAAAGCCTAGCAG GATGACATTGCTATTGGGTCCTCCAAGTTCTGGTAAGACCACGCTCTTGTTGGCTTTGGCAGGAAAGCTGGATCCGGACCTAAAG CTTTCCGGAAGGGTGAGTTATAATGGGCATGGAATGAATGAATTTGTACCCCAAAGAACTGCTGCCTACATCGGTCAACATGACCTTCATATTGGAGAAATGACTGTAAGGGAAACCTTGGCCTTTTCTGCAAGATGCCAAGGGGTCGGAACACGTTATG ATATGCTCTCAGAATTGTccagaagagagaaagaagctAATATCAAGCCTGATCCAGTCATTGATGTCTTCATGAAG GCAATATCAACAGAAGGGCAGGAGGTGAACGTCGTGACAGATTACATTCTAAAG ATTCTGGGACTGGAAGTCTGTGCTGATACCATAGTAGGGGATGAAATGTTAAGAGGCATCTCTGGAGGACAAAAAAAGCGTGTCACAACAG GTGAGATGCTTGTTGGACCTGCGAGGGCATTGTTCATGGACGAGATATCTACTGGTTTGGACAGCTCGACGACATTtcaaattgtgaattcaatcaAGCAATGCATTCACATTCTTAATGGAACGGCAGTCATCTCACTCCTACAGCCAGCACCAGAGACTTACGATCTTTTTGATGATATTATCCTCCTCTCGGATGGGCAGATTGTGTACCAGGGTCCCCGCGAACATGTGCTTGAATTTTTTGAATCTATGGGGTTCAAATGTCCTGAGAGGAAAGCCATTGCTGACTTCCTACAAGAG GTGACATCAAGGAAAGACCAGGAGCAGTATTGGGTACGGAAAGATGAACCCTACAGTTTCATAACAGTTAGGGAATTTTCGGTGGCATTTCAATCATTCCTTGTGGGACAGAAACTTGGAGATGAATTGTCCATTCCATTCGACAAGAGCAGAAACCACCCGGCAGCTTTGACAATCAAAGAGTATGGTCTTAAAAAAGGAGAACTGTTGAAAGCTTGCTTCTCAAGAGAATATTTGCTCATAAAGAGGAATTCCTTTGTCTACGTCTTCAGGCTGACTCAA TTGATAGTTATGGCTCTGATCACCATGACAATCTTCCTACGAACAAAGATGCCCCGTGATTCAGTAGATGATGGAGGAGTTTATATGGGTGCTTTGTTCTTCTCAGTGGTCATGGTGATGTTTAATGGGATGGCAGAGCTTTCGATGACCATTATGAAGCTTCCCGTCGTTTATAAGCAAAGAGACCTCCTATTCTTCCCTGCATGGGCATTTGCTCTTCCAACATGGATTCTCAAGATCCCTATAGCATTTATAGAAGTAGGAGTTTGGGTGTTCATGACCTACTATGTGATTGGATTTGATCCAAATTTTGATCG GTTTTTCAGGCAATATGTACTGCTGTTACTTGTTAATCAGATGGCTTCTGCATTATTCCGTTTTCTTGCAGCAGCGTGTAGGAACTTGATTGTTGCTAACACCTTAGGGTCATTTGCATTGCTCATACTTTTCACACTGGGTGGCTTCGTGCTTTCGAGAG ATGATATTAAAAAATGGTGGATTTGGGGTTACTGGATTTCACCTATGATGTATGCTCAGAATGCAATATCAGTTAACGAACTACTCGGGAAAAGTTGGAGACAT GGGCTCCCAAACTCAACAGTAGCTCTGGGAGTTGCAGCTTTGAAGTCCCACGGAGTCTTTCCACACGAATATTGGTACTGGATAGGTGTTGGGGCAATGGCTGGATTTGCATTACTATTCAACATTTTTTACATTGTCGCTCTCACGTACCTAAACC CACTTGGGAAACCTCAGGCTGTTAAATCTGAAGATTCACAAAGCAATGAAAACGATGGAAGAACAGAAAGAACAAGTCAGTTACCACGCAGCCAAAATAGCTCAAGTCAACAAACCAAGACAG AGAGTAGGAATCAAGAAGCTATTTGTAACAACAGAAGAGGGATGGTTCTTCCATTTGAACCTTATTCCATCACttttgatgaaattatatactCAGTTGACATGCCACAG GAAATGAAGACCCAAGGTGTCGTAGAGGACAAATTAGTGCTTCTGAACGGGGTGAGTGGTGCTTTCAGGCCAGGTGTTTTAACAGCTTTGATGGGTGTAAGCGGTGCTGGAAAAACCACTCTCATGGATGTATTGGCGGGTAGGAAGACTGGCGGATATATTGAAGGAGACGTCAAAATTTCTGGCTACCCAAAGAAGCAAGAAACATTTGCTCGGATTTCTGGATATTGTGAACAAAATGACATCCACTCCCCTCATGTGACTGTCCATGAGTCTTTGCTCTACTCAGCATGGCTTCGTTTGCCATCAGAAGTTAAGGCTGAAACCAGAAAG TTGTTCATTGAGGAAGTGATGGAACTTATAGAACTGAAGCCATTGAGGCAAGTGCTAGTTGGGCTGCCTGGCGTGAATGGTCTCTCAACTGAGCAGCGCAAACGGCTAACCATTGCAGTTGAACTAGTAGCGAACCCCTCGATAATATTTATGGATGAGCCAACTTCAGGTTTAGATGCAAGAGCTGCTGCAATTGTCATGAGAACAGTTAGGAACACAGTGGACACTGGAAGAACAGTTGTTTGCACCATCCACCAGCCCAGCATTGACATATTTGAAGCTTTCGATGAG TTACTCCTACTGAAGCGAGGAGGACAAGAAATATATGTCGGGCCATTGGGTCGCCACTCTTGCCATCTAATCCAGTATTTTGAG GGAATTGAAGGAGTCAGTAAAATAAAAGACGGTTATAATCCAGCAACTTGGATGCTGGAAGCTACGACTTCAGCACAAGAATTATCTTTGGGGATTGATTTTGCCCAAGTTTACAAAAATTCAGAGCTATACAG GAGAAACAAGCAACTTATTAAAGAATTCAGCACACCAGCTCCTCCTTCAAAGGACCTCTATTTCCCCACTCGATACTCGCAACCATTTCTCGTACAGACCATTGCTTGCTTATGGAAACAACATTGGTCATATTGGCGCAACCCTTTATATAATGCAGTAAGATTGCTCTTCACAACTATCATAGCGTTGATGTTGGGGTCAATGTTCTGGAACCTCGGCTCCAAAAC AAGAAGGCAACAAGATTTGTTCAATGCGATGGGTTCTATGTATACTGCCGTTCTCTTCCTCGGGATACAAAATGCTACCTCAGTGCAGCCTATAGTGGCTATTGAAAGAACAGTCTTCTATAGAGAAAAGGCAGCAGGGATGTATTCTGCTTTGCCATATGCATTTGctcag GTTTTGATTGAGCTCCCATATATTTTACTACAAGCGGTTGTTTATGGTGTCATAACTTATGTGATGATCGGATTTGACATGACTTTTGTTAAATTCTTTTGGTACCTATTCTTCATGTACTTCACATTGTTGTACTTCACATTTTACGGCATGATGACTGTGGCTGTGACACCAAACCATCATGTTGCTGCGATTGTTTCCTCTGCATTTTATGCACTGTGGAACCTCTTTTCAGGCTTCATCATCCCACGGCCG AGGATTCCCATATGGTGGAGATGGTATTACTGGGCGTGTCCGGTGGCTTGGACCTTGTATGGATTGATCGCATCACAGTTCGGAGATCTGAACGATATGCTCGATAATGGTCAAACTGTCGAACAATTTCTGAGAAGTTACTTTGGTTTCAGACATGACTTTGTGGGAGTTGTTGCAGTAGTGCATGTTGGGGTTACAGTgctctttggattcatctttgCCTTCTCTATTAGGGCGTTTAATTTCCAAATGCGATAA